A section of the Brachyhypopomus gauderio isolate BG-103 chromosome 13, BGAUD_0.2, whole genome shotgun sequence genome encodes:
- the ppp1r17 gene encoding protein phosphatase 1 regulatory subunit 17 isoform X4, whose translation MRHGSTGNHKGYEDTEMDREKHSSEDHRQDELGQKKPRRKDTPVLSSPPLIPGVRLMKGETRLIHLEDEEKVEKK comes from the exons ATGAGACATGGATCTACCGGAAATCACAAAGGCT ATGAGGACACTGAAATGGACAGAGAGAAGCACAGCTCAGAGGACCACCGGCAGGACGAACTGGGACAAAAGAAACCTCGGCGCAAAGACACGCCTGTCCTCAGCTCCCCTCCACTCATACCAG GGGTAAGATTAATGAAAGGAGAAACACGCCTGATTCACTTGGAGGATGAAGAGAAGGTGGAAAAGAAATAG
- the ppp1r17 gene encoding protein phosphatase 1 regulatory subunit 17 isoform X2 has protein sequence MSAGCVRSFSETAEHRFTRQEHPYEDTEMDREKHSSEDHRQDELGQKKPRRKDTPVLSSPPLIPGVRLMKGETRLIHLEDEEKVEKK, from the exons ATGTCTGCAGGCTGTGTGAGGTCATTCTCAGAGACAGCAGAGCACAGATTCACCAGGCAGGAGCATCCGT ATGAGGACACTGAAATGGACAGAGAGAAGCACAGCTCAGAGGACCACCGGCAGGACGAACTGGGACAAAAGAAACCTCGGCGCAAAGACACGCCTGTCCTCAGCTCCCCTCCACTCATACCAG GGGTAAGATTAATGAAAGGAGAAACACGCCTGATTCACTTGGAGGATGAAGAGAAGGTGGAAAAGAAATAG
- the ppp1r17 gene encoding protein phosphatase 1 regulatory subunit 17 isoform X3 — protein sequence MDLPEITKAVRHGDETLTDEDTEMDREKHSSEDHRQDELGQKKPRRKDTPVLSSPPLIPGVRLMKGETRLIHLEDEEKVEKK from the exons ATGGATCTACCGGAAATCACAAAGGCTGTAAGACATGGAGACGAGACTCTCACAG ATGAGGACACTGAAATGGACAGAGAGAAGCACAGCTCAGAGGACCACCGGCAGGACGAACTGGGACAAAAGAAACCTCGGCGCAAAGACACGCCTGTCCTCAGCTCCCCTCCACTCATACCAG GGGTAAGATTAATGAAAGGAGAAACACGCCTGATTCACTTGGAGGATGAAGAGAAGGTGGAAAAGAAATAG
- the ppp1r17 gene encoding protein phosphatase 1 regulatory subunit 17 isoform X1, whose protein sequence is METRLSQASLCPGGMDGVSPLFEYTLMKPHCCVPTDEDTEMDREKHSSEDHRQDELGQKKPRRKDTPVLSSPPLIPGVRLMKGETRLIHLEDEEKVEKK, encoded by the exons ATGGAGACGAGACTCTCACAGGCAAGCCTTTGTCCCGGGGGCATGGACGGTGTGTCTCCTTTGTTTGAGTATACTCTCATGAAGCCCCATTGCTGTGTCCCAACAGATGAGGACACTGAAATGGACAGAGAGAAGCACAGCTCAGAGGACCACCGGCAGGACGAACTGGGACAAAAGAAACCTCGGCGCAAAGACACGCCTGTCCTCAGCTCCCCTCCACTCATACCAG GGGTAAGATTAATGAAAGGAGAAACACGCCTGATTCACTTGGAGGATGAAGAGAAGGTGGAAAAGAAATAG